Proteins encoded by one window of Thermodesulfitimonas autotrophica:
- a CDS encoding metal-dependent hydrolase — MTGHAHAAAGGFFGALAGKAFGDPLAGAVIGALAGLLPDIDHPGSTVGRKAPLIAAVLSGLFGHRTVTHTVWFCLVASLGLAFAGALLGVYAVTYVSWPGLPVLFAASLAGGLSHLALDACTRSGVEPFAPLVLPGSLARLNHIAGPLKTGDPLTELPAALFFVLGALRIGGVL; from the coding sequence ATGACCGGGCACGCGCACGCGGCGGCGGGGGGCTTCTTCGGCGCCCTGGCCGGGAAAGCCTTCGGCGACCCGCTTGCCGGAGCGGTCATAGGCGCCCTGGCGGGCCTGCTGCCGGATATCGACCACCCGGGGAGCACTGTGGGGAGGAAGGCGCCTCTAATAGCGGCCGTTTTGAGCGGTCTCTTCGGGCACCGGACGGTGACCCACACGGTCTGGTTCTGCCTGGTAGCGTCGCTGGGCCTGGCCTTCGCCGGCGCCCTGCTGGGGGTTTACGCTGTTACCTACGTTTCGTGGCCTGGCCTCCCCGTCTTGTTCGCGGCCTCTCTCGCGGGCGGGCTCTCGCACCTGGCGCTTGACGCCTGCACCCGCTCCGGCGTGGAGCCGTTCGCTCCGCTGGTCCTGCCGGGGAGCCTGGCGCGGCTGAACCACATCGCGGGGCCGCTCAAGACGGGAGATCCCCTGACGGAGCTCCCGGCTGCGCTCTTCTTTGTTTTGGGGGCGTTGCGGATAGGAGGAGTGCTTTAA
- a CDS encoding AAA family ATPase produces the protein MNPMTYVFFTILLPALRLTWPFLVTSILFDAVFHVGSTASTVAAFAAEGAYLFYLYRSQRHVFGPFVLRWWPFGVGALAAGALLKAGSGPLALLALLVAGGYYYLYWQHVYRERYEPPPEAGAFLPGCGLPPYEQAQVNAEAARRIAASAQAGGGVAAREETVEDVWREIESLVGLGPVKDALRRVVALVVADRERREQGLPPLRQTLHMAFLGNPGTGKTTVARLVGRLFRALEVLPSGHLVETDRSGLVAGYIGQTALKTQEVVKRALGGVLFVDEAYSLARGGEQDFGREALDALIKAMEDRREDLCVILAGYTDEMRELFKLNPGMESRIAFTLEFPDYTPEELLEIAGLYASKRGWRLTPEAEKVLLERFRRDAYRIGEMGNGRFARNLVEKAEQAAALRIARGEGGVDVLTAEDFAE, from the coding sequence ATGAACCCGATGACGTATGTGTTTTTCACGATCCTGCTGCCGGCGTTGAGGTTGACCTGGCCCTTCCTGGTCACGTCGATCCTGTTTGACGCCGTGTTTCACGTGGGGAGCACCGCGTCCACGGTCGCGGCGTTTGCGGCCGAGGGCGCGTACCTCTTTTACCTTTACCGCTCGCAGCGGCACGTGTTCGGGCCTTTTGTTTTGCGCTGGTGGCCCTTTGGGGTTGGCGCGCTGGCCGCCGGGGCGCTCCTGAAGGCCGGCAGCGGCCCCCTCGCGCTGCTGGCGCTGCTGGTCGCGGGGGGCTACTACTACCTCTACTGGCAGCACGTCTACCGCGAGCGCTACGAGCCTCCTCCGGAAGCCGGCGCTTTCCTTCCGGGCTGCGGGCTGCCACCATATGAACAGGCGCAGGTTAACGCCGAGGCCGCCCGGCGAATAGCGGCCTCCGCGCAGGCCGGAGGGGGAGTTGCGGCGCGAGAGGAAACGGTCGAGGACGTCTGGCGCGAGATCGAGTCTCTGGTGGGCCTCGGTCCCGTGAAGGATGCCCTGCGCCGCGTGGTCGCCCTCGTGGTCGCAGACCGGGAGCGGCGCGAGCAGGGGTTGCCCCCGCTGAGGCAGACCCTCCATATGGCCTTCCTCGGCAACCCCGGCACGGGCAAGACCACCGTAGCAAGGTTGGTGGGCAGGCTGTTCCGGGCGCTGGAAGTGTTGCCGTCCGGGCATTTAGTGGAAACCGACCGGAGCGGGCTGGTGGCAGGCTACATCGGCCAGACCGCGCTGAAGACGCAGGAAGTGGTGAAGAGGGCTCTGGGCGGCGTCCTTTTCGTGGACGAGGCCTACTCGCTGGCGCGGGGCGGCGAGCAGGACTTCGGCCGGGAGGCTCTTGACGCGCTGATCAAGGCGATGGAGGACCGCCGGGAGGACCTCTGTGTGATCCTGGCGGGCTACACCGACGAGATGCGGGAACTGTTCAAGCTCAACCCCGGCATGGAATCCCGGATCGCCTTTACCCTGGAGTTTCCGGACTACACGCCGGAGGAGCTGCTAGAGATCGCGGGCCTCTACGCCTCAAAACGCGGCTGGAGATTGACCCCCGAGGCCGAGAAGGTGCTGCTGGAGCGGTTCCGGCGGGACGCCTATCGGATCGGGGAGATGGGCAACGGTCGCTTCGCGCGGAACCTGGTGGAGAAGGCGGAGCAGGCCGCGGCCCTGCGGATCGCCAGGGGCGAAGGCGGGGTGGACGTACTGACCGCGGAGGACTTCGCGGAGTGA